A genomic region of Salvelinus alpinus chromosome 12, SLU_Salpinus.1, whole genome shotgun sequence contains the following coding sequences:
- the LOC139535478 gene encoding caM kinase-like vesicle-associated protein: MPFGCLTLGENKDYNNPSEVTDKYDLGQIVKSEEFCEIFRAKDKNTLKMFTCKKFLKKDGRKVRKAAKNEILILNMVKHHNILQLVDVFETRKEYFLFLELATGREVFDWILDQGYYSEKDTSNVVRQVLEAVAYLHSQRIVHRNLKLENLVYFNRLKHSKIVISDFHLAKLESGLIKDPCGTPEYLAPEVVGRQRYGRPVDCWAIGVIMYILLSGNPPFYDETEDEDYDNHDKNLFRKILSGDYEFDSPYWDDISDSAKSLVSCLMEVEQDQRLTAQEAINHEWISGNAASNKNIRDGVCGQIEKNFAKAKWKKAVRVTTLMKRLRAPEQSDSGASSPVPGATAGPVTPSNTPVPPADGSEGTPASTEASLTLQVPNSQKAPAIITLGSPSQLQPSPAPEEPEAEPLERCNGDSAAPLQTPPQTQEDQNG; this comes from the exons ATGCCATTTGGCTGTTTGACACTCGGGGAGAATAAGGATTACAACAATCCCTCAGAGGTGACCGATAAATATGACCTTGGACAAATTGTCAAATC GGAGGAGTTCTGTGAGATCTTCAGAGCGAAGGATAAGAACACACTCAAAATGTTCACCTGTAAAAAGTTCTTGAAAAAGGACGGGAGGAAAGTGAGGAAAGCTGCCAAGAATGAGATTCTAATCTTGAATAT GGTAAAACATCATAACATCCTCCAGCTGGTTGATGTCTTTGAAACTAGAAAGGAGTACTTCCTCTTCCTGGAGCT AGCTACAGGCAGAGAGGTCTTTGACTGGATCTTAGACCAAGGCTACTACTCAGAGAAGGACACCAGCAACGTTGTCAGACAGGTGTTGGAAGCCGTGGCCTATTTGCACTCCCAGAGAATCGTCCACAGGAACCTCAAG CTGGAGAACTTGGTGTACTTCAACCGTCTGAAGCACTCCAAAATAGTGATCAGTGACTTCCACCTGGCCAAGCTGGAGAGCGGACTCATCAAGGACCCCTGTGGAACCCCAGAGTACCTTG CTCCTGAGGTGGTGGGTCGTCAGAGGTACGGAAGGCCAGTGGACTGCTGGGCCATCGGGGTCATCATGTATATTCT CCTGTCAGGAAACCCCCCTTTCTATGACGAAACGGAAGATGAAGACTACGATAATCACGACAAAAACCTTTTCCGCAAGATTCTGTCGGGAGACTATGAGTTTGACTCACCGTACTGGGATGATATATCTGACTCAG CGAAAAGCCTGGTGTCATGTCTGATGGAAGTGGAGCAGGATCAAAGACTGACTGCACAGGAGGCCATCAACCATGAATG GATTTCTGGGAATGCAGCCTCCAACAAGAACATCAGGGATGGAGTGTGTGGGCAAATTGAAAAGAACTTTGCTAAAGCCAAGTGGAAG AAAGCTGTAAGGGTCACAACCCTGATGAAGAGGCTTCGAGCTCCAGAACAGAGTGACTCCGGTGCCTCCAGCCCAGTTCCAGGGGCCACTGCTGGCCCTGTCACCCCGAGCAAcactccagtacccccagctgATGGGTCTGAGGGCACCCCTGCCAGCACAGAGGCCTCACTCACCCTCCAGGTTCCCAATTCACAGAAGGCACCCGCCATCATCACTCTTGGTTCCCCCTCCCAGctccagcccagcccagctccTGAGGAGCCAGAGGCTGAGCCCCTGGAACGGTGTAACGGGGACTCAGCAGCACCACTCCAAACACCCCCACAAACACAGGAGGATCAGAATGGCTAG